The Sorangiineae bacterium MSr11954 DNA segment GCGGTTGCGCGCGGCGGCCTCGGTGATTCGACCTTCCGGGTCGCGGTAGAGCCCCTCGCCATAGACGCTCATGCTCGAGGCGACCACCAGCCGTTCGACGCGTTTGGACGAAAGCGCTTCGAGCAACACCGCCGTGCCGAGCGTGTTGACCGACGTGTACTCCTCGATTTGGTACATGCTCTGGCCCACGCCGACGAGGGCAGCGAGGTGAACGACGGCGTCGATCCCGTCGAGCGCCGTGCCCACCGCGCGGCGATCGCGGACGTCGCCGACCACGAGCTCGACGTCGGGGTGCAGATATTTCGGCCGGCGTCGATCCGCACCGTGCACTTGCGGATTGAGGTTGTCGAGAGCACGAACGCGGTGCCCGCGTGCGAGCAGGTGGTCCGCGACGTGCGATCCAATGAACCCAGCGCCCCCCGTAACGAGTACGTGTGCCATGGCGGAAGCCCTAGAGCGATGCGCATGCCAACTCCGTCGAGAAATCCGATTTGGCACCGAAACGATGTACAAAGATGTACAAAGCCAACTTCCGCGCGATGACGCCGAGTCTGCGAGCTGTGGCACTTTGCATCGCGGCGAAGGCGCTCTTCGAAGGCGAATGCAAATGTGTCCCGCCTCGATCACGGAGCGGGAATGGGACGGCGCGATCGCCGATTACGCCTTTGGCGCGGGCGATGCACACGTCCCTGCAGCAGGTGAGGCAGGTGCAAGGCATCGCGCATCAGCCAAAGGAGAAACCATGACACAAGCGATTCGAACGACCGATCACAATCGTATTCGCAAGTGGGCCGAGTCGCGCGGCGGCCACCCGGCGCACGTCAAACAAACGGGACGAGCCCGGGGAGATCTGGGCGTCCTTCGCATCGACTTTCCGGGTTACAGCGGCGAGGGCAGGCTCGAGGAGGTCTCGTGGGACCAGTTCTTCGACGCCTTCGAAGAGAAGGGTCTGGCGTTTCTCTTTCAGGAGCGCACGACCGCGGGCAAGCCGAGTCGGTTCGCCAAATTCGTCGCCCGAGACGGCAGCGAGAGCACCGGTTCGCGCGGGTCTACACGCTCGAGCACCCGCGCCGGGCGGGGCGGGACGGCGCGCGCGCGCGGTGCCGGATCGAGCGCGCGCTCCGCCACCCCATCGCGGGCTCGAAGTACGGGCTCGAGTACGCGAAGCACGGGGCCCAGCGCGCGGAGCTCCGGGTCCAGCACGCGAAGCACGGCGTCTCGCACGCAAAGCGCCGCGCCCCGTACGCGAAGCACCGGGCCGAGCACGCGAAGCACGGCGCCCCGCGGACGCGACGTGGAGTCCGCGGAGAAGCGCCCGGCGACGAAGCGCAAGGTGGCCTCCGCGAGCCCGCGCGTCGCCAAGCGCAAGGCGGGCAAGACGAGCAAGGCGAAAGGGAAATAGCTAAACACAGGAAGGTCGAGAAAGCCCCAAATGCACGATTCCGTCGTTGGTCTGGCCGCGTCCTCCGCCATCGAATCGGTGGCGGTGGCGAAGTCGGCGGGCTTGCGCTACGTCAGCGATGCTTCCCCCGGAATTCGCCGCGTGCGGTGCGGCGGCGGCTTTCGGTACGTGGCGACGAACGGAGCGCAGGTCCGCGACCCCGCCACCCTGAAACGCATTCGCGCGCTGGTGATACCGCCCGCGTGGACCGGCGTATGGATCGCGCCCGATGCGAATGGCCACATTCAAGCCACCGGGCGCGACGCCAAAGGGCGAAAGCAGTATATTTATCACCCGCGCTGGCGCGAGGTGCGCGATGAAAGCAAATACGACAAGCTCGTGGCGTTCGCGCGCGCGCTGCCCAAAATTCGGCGCGCCACGGAGCGCCACCTCCGCCAGCGCGGGCTACCGCGCGAGAAGGTCCTCGCCACGGTGGTCCGTCTTCTGGAGCTCACGCGCATCCGCATCGGCAGCGAAGAATATGCGCGCAAGAACGGCTCGTTTGGTCTGACGACCTTGCGCGGCCGGCACGTGGACGTCGACGGCCCCCGCCTTCATTTCCATTTTCGCGGCAAGAGCGGCAAAAAGCACGTCATCGATGTGGAGGACCGGCAGCTCGCGCGCATCGTAGCGCAATGCGGCGATCTACCCGGTCAGGAGCTCTTCCAATACCTCGACGAAACCGGCGGCTCGTGCAGCATCGAATCGTCGGATGTGAACGAATACATTCGATCCATGGCCGGCAGCGAGTTCACGGCGAAGGACTTCCGTACCTGGGCCGGCACCGTTCTGGCGGCGCGCGCGCTGGCCGCGCTCATGGCCGATGCCGATGTGAAGCCCACCAAAAAGGCCATGTCCGAGGTCATCAAAGAGGTAGCAAAACACCTGGGCAATACACCCTCGGTGTGTCGGAAGTGCTACGTGCATCCTGCGGTGTTCGAGGCCTTTACCGATGGCTGGCTCGGCGACATGCTGCGCGCGAAAGCGAGCGCAAGAACGGGTCCGCGGGGAGGCAAAGCAAGCCCGATCGACAGGGCGGAGGAGAGGGCCGTGGTGGCGCTCGTTCAACGGGCCGCGCGCGGGGCGGACAAGCGGCTCACGCGTCAGCTTACGAAGAGCCTCGCGGTGATCCGCGCAAAGCGGCGGACTTCGCGGGGGGTGGCCCGAGCGGCGCGAGGGATCGCACGGGCCGCGCGGGTGGCGGCGCGATCATCGAAAAATTCGATGGCTCGCCGTTGATATTTTGAATTCGACGTCGCGGCCCCTTCGGGCGCATGGTGTTCGTTACCATGGACTCCATGACGGTTGAGACATGACGGTCGAGGCGCGGCTCGATGTGGGGCAGCGCGTGCCACCTTTCGACGTGCGCGATCGGCGCGGGCGAAAGGTCATGCCGAAAGCCTTCGCGGGCCAAGCGATGCTGCTGACCTTCTTCGACGGCTGCGGTTGGCGGGACGCGCCGGATTCCACGATCCAGGCGCTCCGTGCCGAGCTGCGCGGCCTAGGGGCGGTGCTCGTCATGGTCTCGAGCGACGGCATTTGGTGCTTTCGCCCCGATGACGATTGGGAGCTCTGCGTAGGGTCCCAGGAGCTGGACCGCGAATACCTGGATGCGCTTCGGGCGAGCTATGGCGTCGAACGCGCTTACCCCGCGTTCTTCATCGTCGATGGGCGCTCCAAGCTCCGTTTTGTTCATCGTTGGCCACCCGGCACGCACGATGCGCCCGACGCGCCGAGCGCGGCGAGCACGCCC contains these protein-coding regions:
- a CDS encoding DNA topoisomerase IB, giving the protein MHDSVVGLAASSAIESVAVAKSAGLRYVSDASPGIRRVRCGGGFRYVATNGAQVRDPATLKRIRALVIPPAWTGVWIAPDANGHIQATGRDAKGRKQYIYHPRWREVRDESKYDKLVAFARALPKIRRATERHLRQRGLPREKVLATVVRLLELTRIRIGSEEYARKNGSFGLTTLRGRHVDVDGPRLHFHFRGKSGKKHVIDVEDRQLARIVAQCGDLPGQELFQYLDETGGSCSIESSDVNEYIRSMAGSEFTAKDFRTWAGTVLAARALAALMADADVKPTKKAMSEVIKEVAKHLGNTPSVCRKCYVHPAVFEAFTDGWLGDMLRAKASARTGPRGGKASPIDRAEERAVVALVQRAARGADKRLTRQLTKSLAVIRAKRRTSRGVARAARGIARAARVAARSSKNSMARR